One Struthio camelus isolate bStrCam1 chromosome 10, bStrCam1.hap1, whole genome shotgun sequence genomic region harbors:
- the EXOC3L1 gene encoding exocyst complex component 3-like protein, protein MGMSAEDEHTVSPKDEEWPEVEKAEKLARGAALKWASGVFYCPEKLEGLGQYRSRETQRNSSIQSRLKSTVQSYLEGVNAGLQQLRSAAEEVQSVCQDLGAARWALLDSADHFQVLQQMRALMAEHVQLASVVKVLPQLFSVHEVFSHTLQLLHEQHLLEAHAELMMLEHLRDDILFQLHLHGLSSAQATVLSYFSGLQELNETLAKQLWGIVGRSLQLVREDPVLFVSAVRIIEREEKIDDALLLDATFLPPGRPKGWRQKFYHILQETITGSHFHPACVDTTGPGLSRHLAALQRDVVAELHVVKDLMVQCVPAHYNILSICTAMYHQALTSHLQDILQEDLDKQALFLLLEWVLHVYHSPEMMSHPGLLPEVDISALGPLMSPDLVDQTERKYVLKVKASVLEWMQRTLEVEFKEWFREEEPEMDHQGFFQSALPVIVMQMLNENIQVASLITGSLQQKVYSMAMEELEAFLGHLREALVQCGKEHQRDRTIPKYYIPYLLAVLNNNLALSSSVRSLHPDTAHSEVPVSLRAALDRTQRKVCQLLLEELLLDLQPLCMQLPSRKWLSGSQLVSSMCEVIDKYAKDFSRVRKPIFMLLLMESEHLVTSQYLRALMQKKMVCKSEEERGQLCDRLLQDATQLRELFHGLGLDRSQQSLEAVFALRELICLKDPALLSLEVLGFITKYPDVSDEHVSTLLDLRGDVSKEVRHMVLEMMAQHPQALPESYQPIFSIILVPAPELPFCLRKGKCA, encoded by the exons ATGGGCATGTCTGCGGAGGATGAGCACACCGTGAGCCCCAAAG ATGAGGAATGGCCAGAAGTGGAGAAGGCTGAGAAGTTAGCAAGAGGAGCTGCTCTGAAATGGGCTTCAGGGGTGTTCTACTGCCCCGAGAAACTAGAAGGGCTTGGGCAGTACCGGAGCCGGGAAACACAGAGGAACAGCTCCATCCAGTCCCGGCTGAAG TCGACTGTCCAGTCCTACCTGGAGGGAGTGAacgcagggctgcagcagctgcGGTCAGCGGCCGAGGAGGTGCAGAGTGTGTGCCAGGACTTGGGGGCTGCACGGTGGGCCCTGCTCGACAGTGCTGACCACTTCCAGGTCTTGCAGCAGATGCGGGCACTGATGGCGGAGCATGTGCAACTGGCCTCAGTGGTAAAGGTCCTGCCCCAGCTATTCTCAG TCCATGAAGTTTTTTCCCATACCCTGCAGCTGCTCCACGAGCAGCACCTCCTGGAGGCCCATGCTGAGCTCATGATGTTGGAGCACCTCCGGGATGACAtcctcttccagctgcacctCCATGGACTCTCCAGTGCCCAGGCCACTGTGCTGTCCTACTTCAGTGGCCTGCAGGAGCTCAACGAGACCCTGGCCAAGCAGCTGTGGGGCATCGTGGGTCGTAGCCTTCAGCTGGTGAGGGAGGACCCAGTCCTTTTCGTCTCCGCTGTAAGGATCATCGAGCGGGAGGAGAAAATAGATGACGCTCTGCTCCTGGACGCCACCTTCCTGCCCCCTGGCCGCCCCAAGGGCTGGAGGCAGAAGTTTTACCATATCCTCCAGGAGACCATCACAGGATCCCACTTCCACCCTGCCTGTGTGGACACCACAGGCCCAGGGCTGTCCAGACACCTGGCAGCACTGCAGAGGGATGTCGTGGCTGAGCTGCATGTGGTAAAGGACCTGATGGTACAGTGTGTCCCAGCTCACTACAACATCCTCAGCATCTGCACTGCCATGTACCACCAGGCCCTCACCAGCCACCTCCAGGACATCCTCCAAGAGGACCTGGACAAACAGGCgcttttcctcctccttgagTGGGTGCTCCATGTGTACCACAG CCCAGAGATGATGAGTCACCCTGGCCTTCTCCCAGAAGTGGACATTTCAGCTCTGGGCCCCTTGATGTCTCCTGACCTTGTAGATCAGACAGAGAGGAAATACGTGCTGAAAGTCAAG GCCAGCGTGCTTGAGTGGATGCAGAGAACCCTGGAGGTGGAGTTCAAGGAGTGGTTCAGGGAGGAAGAACCTGAGATGGACCACCAGGGCTTCTTCCAGTCAGCCCTGCCTGTAATTGTCATGCAG atgCTGAATGAGAATATCCAGGTGGCCTCCCTGATAACAGGCTCTCTGCAGCAGAAGGTCTACAGCATGGCCATGGAGGAGCTTGAGGCATTTCTGGGCCA TCTGCGGGAAGCCCTAGTGCAATGTGGGAAGGAGCACCAGAGGGACCGTACCATACCCAAGTACTACATCCCCTACCTGCTCGCTGTGCTCAACAACAACCTGGCTCTCAG cTCCTCTGTCCGCTCTCTGCACCCTGATACGGCCCACAGTGAAGTCCCTGTGTCCCTCCGGGCCGCTCTGGACAGGACACAGAGGAAAGtctgccagctgctgctggaggagctgctcctggaccTGCAG CCCCTGTGCATGCAGCTGCCTTCCCGCAAGTGGCTCTCTGGGTCCCAGCTGGTCAGCAGCATGTGCGAAGTGATAGACAAGTATGCAAAGGACTTCTCCCGCGTCAGGAAACCCATCTTCATG CTCCTGTTGATGGAGAGCGAGCACCTGGTGACAAGCCAATACCTACGGGCACTCATGCAGAAGAAGATGGTGTGCAAAAGTGAGGAGGAGCGGGGCCAGCTCTGTGACCGCTTGCTGCAGGATGCCACACAGCTTCGGGAACTCTTCCATGGCCTG GGCCTGGACAGGAGCCAGCAGAGCCTCGAGGCTGTGTTTGCCTTGCGTGAGCTGATCTGCCTCAAGGACCCAGCGCTGCTCagtctggaggtgctgggcttcatCACCAAGTACCCCGATGTCAG CGATGAGCATGTCTCCACCTTGCTGGATCTCCGG